In Abditibacteriaceae bacterium, one genomic interval encodes:
- a CDS encoding zinc ribbon domain-containing protein encodes MIKCPNVECGYENVDGTQFCEGCGEELPQNGAAASAAPADAGAMIKCPACDNLNPADNVVCEVCGSELKAGATPPAADPAAVATPDPTLPAVTPAASTSADAMATTTGTATAAPDAAPIAPSPTPVGSVPAAPDVAPQGSGTTAPPVGAVTPSMATPGGAPNSPSTSVGSVAPVVAPDAVAGDSAVGSASPGVIVASGPTNTGAATPFDTMVTPVASGSGASGTLEPGRVKFVVEQGMTVGKQFVLGDAQMLVGREDADEDVYPDIDLSDQDEGFVHRRHAQINFANGAMTVTHLGGANKTRVNNRPLPDNEAQPVNLGDKVAFGKVVMRVQPN; translated from the coding sequence ATGATTAAATGTCCAAATGTAGAATGCGGTTACGAAAACGTCGATGGCACGCAGTTTTGTGAAGGCTGTGGCGAAGAATTGCCGCAAAACGGCGCAGCGGCGTCGGCGGCTCCCGCCGATGCAGGCGCGATGATTAAATGCCCGGCGTGCGACAATCTCAACCCCGCCGACAACGTGGTTTGCGAAGTGTGCGGCAGCGAATTGAAAGCCGGAGCGACACCGCCCGCCGCTGACCCCGCCGCCGTTGCGACACCGGATCCAACGCTTCCGGCTGTCACGCCAGCGGCCAGCACATCGGCAGACGCGATGGCGACAACAACCGGAACGGCGACCGCCGCGCCCGATGCCGCACCGATTGCACCGTCGCCAACGCCGGTGGGCTCGGTTCCCGCTGCGCCTGATGTGGCCCCACAGGGAAGCGGCACCACAGCCCCACCTGTTGGCGCCGTCACGCCTTCGATGGCAACTCCGGGCGGCGCTCCCAATTCGCCTTCAACTTCGGTCGGAAGCGTTGCTCCAGTGGTCGCGCCCGACGCAGTTGCGGGCGATTCAGCAGTTGGGTCTGCGTCACCGGGCGTGATTGTCGCTTCCGGCCCGACCAACACCGGTGCAGCGACGCCGTTCGACACCATGGTGACGCCCGTTGCTTCTGGCAGCGGTGCATCCGGCACTCTGGAGCCGGGGCGCGTTAAGTTCGTGGTCGAGCAGGGCATGACTGTGGGCAAGCAGTTCGTTCTGGGCGACGCGCAGATGCTGGTGGGCCGCGAAGACGCCGACGAAGACGTTTATCCCGACATCGACCTGAGCGATCAGGACGAAGGCTTTGTGCATCGCCGTCACGCGCAGATCAATTTCGCTAACGGCGCGATGACTGTCACGCATCTGGGCGGCGCCAACAAAACGCGCGTCAATAACCGTCCATTACCCGACAATGAAGCGCAGCCGGTGAACCTTGGCGACAAGGTCGCGTTCGGCAAAGTCGTGATGCGCGTACAGCCAAATTAG
- a CDS encoding serine/threonine-protein kinase, giving the protein MIAFLQHRSGELIDKRYLVQRVLGSGAFGTVYLCRDNELETEVAVKELHVLDDPASGTHERGAALEKFRAEAVNLSRLRHPHIVSGHYEPDNGTWLVCPVCGFTFKGTPRCPEHNAAPIIIKTRHYLVMEYLNGPDLDEAARAAGGVLPIPQTLRYLRQIADALKLIHARGLIHRDIKPENIRLRAASGSAGDDAVLLDFGIAGESGSEGDFGTRVQRHTTGGGTFGYAPESPAERRHPDARSDIHALGMTLFRLVSGRDPLEDADLSVLRRRRPRELNPAIPPALDDLIVRSISSEPNERPKDAAAWLAELENIISPRPAAAAPSHLPAPEFRFRSGEIARDMPSLLRLLDSHRAEAKDYLYGGELATWLIRAGRPDLAARAREVVNEYPDRRYQGLEAFAQSAGAPPPFLEVWPTTLDFGTLMPDGRRALTLKLWNKGRGHLFGFLRSGNAGLTFDEGFEGNRHAISVTLEARSLPSGEWRGEIVVDSSAGEQRVPCIAEIRARDRWSAAWTVWFWSLLGALGGWSLRVLPFWKHGLAGAWLEDGNFAEPLHSMAIFGGTLWWVLLILVSGEAIRRKSWGFFFSSGFAAMPVALVGGVFAWPILELGDAALRAWWDGAALHSTAPAAWSWLLVGCFLGALYGTLWRARDVFSSRIWMVLVGWLFVAGTFGGALLGIQP; this is encoded by the coding sequence ATGATCGCGTTTTTGCAACATCGTTCGGGCGAACTCATCGACAAGCGCTATCTTGTGCAGCGCGTGTTGGGTTCTGGCGCGTTCGGCACGGTGTATCTGTGCCGCGACAACGAACTCGAAACCGAAGTCGCCGTGAAGGAACTGCATGTTCTCGACGATCCGGCGAGCGGCACGCACGAGCGCGGCGCGGCCCTGGAAAAGTTCCGCGCCGAAGCCGTGAATCTGTCGCGGCTGCGCCATCCGCACATCGTTTCCGGCCATTACGAGCCGGATAACGGGACCTGGCTGGTGTGTCCGGTGTGTGGCTTCACTTTCAAAGGCACGCCGCGCTGTCCCGAACATAACGCTGCACCGATTATCATCAAAACCCGTCACTATCTGGTAATGGAGTACCTCAACGGCCCCGACCTGGACGAAGCGGCGCGCGCTGCCGGCGGCGTCTTGCCGATTCCACAAACGCTGCGTTATTTGCGTCAAATCGCGGACGCCTTGAAGTTAATTCATGCGCGTGGCCTGATTCACCGCGACATAAAACCGGAAAATATTCGCTTGCGCGCGGCATCGGGAAGTGCGGGCGACGATGCGGTTTTGCTCGACTTTGGTATTGCGGGCGAAAGCGGCTCGGAAGGCGATTTCGGCACGCGTGTTCAACGCCACACAACCGGCGGTGGCACTTTTGGTTATGCGCCCGAGTCACCCGCCGAACGCCGTCATCCCGATGCGCGCAGCGACATTCACGCGCTGGGAATGACACTTTTTCGTTTGGTGTCGGGCCGTGACCCCCTCGAAGATGCCGACCTTAGCGTCTTGCGCCGTCGTCGTCCGCGCGAACTGAATCCGGCGATTCCACCCGCTCTCGACGACTTGATAGTACGGTCGATTTCGAGCGAACCCAACGAGCGCCCCAAAGACGCCGCTGCGTGGCTCGCTGAACTGGAAAATATCATTTCGCCACGTCCGGCAGCGGCTGCGCCCTCGCATTTGCCCGCGCCGGAATTTCGCTTTCGTTCGGGTGAAATCGCGCGCGATATGCCTTCGCTGCTGCGCCTCCTCGATTCGCACCGCGCCGAAGCCAAAGATTATTTATACGGCGGCGAACTCGCGACCTGGCTAATTCGCGCCGGACGCCCCGACCTGGCGGCACGCGCGCGCGAAGTCGTCAACGAGTATCCCGACCGGCGTTACCAAGGACTGGAAGCGTTTGCCCAGAGTGCGGGCGCACCGCCGCCGTTTCTCGAAGTGTGGCCGACAACCCTCGACTTCGGAACGCTCATGCCCGACGGGCGACGCGCACTCACGCTGAAGTTATGGAACAAAGGGCGCGGACATTTGTTTGGCTTCCTCCGTTCGGGCAATGCGGGTTTGACCTTCGATGAAGGCTTTGAAGGCAACCGTCATGCGATTTCAGTCACACTCGAAGCGCGCTCGCTGCCCTCTGGCGAGTGGCGCGGCGAAATCGTTGTCGATTCATCAGCGGGCGAACAGCGGGTTCCCTGCATCGCCGAAATTCGCGCCCGCGACCGCTGGAGCGCGGCGTGGACGGTCTGGTTCTGGTCGTTGCTGGGCGCGCTTGGCGGCTGGAGTTTGCGCGTGCTGCCGTTCTGGAAACATGGCTTGGCGGGCGCGTGGCTGGAAGACGGCAATTTCGCCGAGCCGCTTCATTCGATGGCAATTTTCGGCGGCACGCTCTGGTGGGTTCTTCTGATTCTTGTTTCGGGTGAAGCGATCCGCCGCAAAAGCTGGGGCTTCTTTTTCTCGTCGGGCTTCGCGGCGATGCCGGTTGCCCTTGTCGGCGGCGTGTTCGCCTGGCCTATTTTAGAACTTGGCGATGCCGCATTGCGTGCGTGGTGGGACGGGGCCGCACTGCACTCAACCGCGCCTGCTGCGTGGAGTTGGCTCCTCGTTGGATGCTTTTTGGGCGCGCTTTATGGAACCCTCTGGCGCGCCCGCGACGTGTTTTCGTCGCGCATCTGGATGGTCCTTGTCGGCTGGCTCTTTGTCGCTGGCACCTTTGGTGGCGCTTTGCTGGGAATCCAGCCTTAG
- a CDS encoding MGMT family protein, with amino-acid sequence MNEEMKDEEAANEPVETQIFHLARCVPTGRVLSYGSLGALCEPPVSGYICGRILGRALGDVPWWRIVGKKGNLPIRKRAPQLEEEQRERLNEEGIAFDETIDMARYEWRP; translated from the coding sequence ATGAATGAAGAAATGAAAGACGAAGAAGCGGCGAATGAGCCAGTCGAAACACAGATTTTTCATCTCGCGCGCTGCGTTCCAACTGGGCGCGTACTGTCGTATGGCTCACTTGGCGCGTTGTGTGAGCCTCCGGTATCCGGTTACATCTGCGGGCGCATTCTGGGCCGCGCCCTTGGTGATGTCCCGTGGTGGCGCATCGTCGGCAAGAAGGGAAACCTGCCGATTCGTAAGCGTGCCCCACAGCTCGAAGAAGAGCAGCGCGAACGGTTGAACGAAGAAGGCATCGCCTTCGACGAAACAATCGATATGGCGCGTTATGAATGGCGTCCATAA
- the thpR gene encoding RNA 2',3'-cyclic phosphodiesterase, with protein MRLFIAVPLADDVTSRLIRQRDDALRGLEPSVQRAVQPVRPEAMHLTLAFLGDVEERHTAAIAEQLRRACDGTPRLALHAEGLGCFPNERQPRVLWAGVKGDVASLAHLQKDVVSRIAKFCPALDRKPFKPHLTLARFRSERTPGGQSSGRDAFAPLQKALEAARGQTFASWTTHEVLLMHSELSPGGARHRILVKVALGTHHE; from the coding sequence ATGCGACTTTTTATCGCAGTCCCTTTAGCCGACGACGTTACTTCCAGGTTGATCCGGCAGCGTGACGACGCCTTACGCGGCCTCGAGCCGTCGGTGCAGCGTGCTGTGCAGCCCGTACGGCCCGAAGCGATGCACTTGACTCTGGCTTTTCTTGGCGACGTAGAGGAAAGGCACACAGCCGCCATTGCAGAGCAACTCCGGCGCGCCTGTGACGGGACACCGCGTCTGGCGCTGCACGCTGAAGGTCTGGGTTGTTTCCCCAACGAGCGCCAACCGCGTGTGCTGTGGGCCGGTGTTAAGGGCGATGTCGCTTCGCTGGCACACCTTCAAAAAGATGTCGTGTCCCGCATCGCAAAGTTTTGCCCTGCGCTCGACCGGAAGCCGTTCAAGCCGCACCTGACACTCGCGCGTTTTCGCTCGGAACGGACTCCAGGTGGACAGTCGTCGGGGCGTGACGCTTTTGCGCCCCTGCAGAAAGCGCTCGAAGCAGCGCGGGGGCAAACTTTTGCATCATGGACGACTCACGAAGTATTGCTGATGCACAGCGAATTAAGTCCGGGCGGGGCGCGGCATCGCATTCTCGTCAAAGTCGCTCTGGGAACCCATCATGAATGA